TAGAAGCTCATTCAGCTGTTTATCATCCATCTCCATGAGACAAAAACAGCTTTCAACATCATCATTGTTCCTACAATCACCTCTCAGAGGCTGCTTACCTCCTTGGCAACTCAAACGCTCAAAATCTAACAGCAGCTCCTTGAAAGAAAGGTAGACATTCCAACAAAAACCATTGCGGTCTCTCATTCGTTTCGTTAGCAACACAAACCACGATTTATCCTTCTTCTATCTTTGTAATGGAGTTCGAAAACAGATTTCCCGCGCCATCgcttttcatttgattttaacAGGCTTTCATAAGccattcttcatcttctttctgttTGTATTGCTTCcaaatttgaatcttttctcattttcaaaatcatgtaTTGCATCAACGCTGTTTATATCTAAACTAGCTCTCTTAGTTCAAACCACCGAAGAATCAAAACGAAACCTTTATTCGATAAGCAAATACTATAATTCAATCGAAAAACGAACGatgaacatcatcatcatgatcatcaaCAAGAGATCCAGTTCTTATGAGTACTAACAATAGCAGAAAACAAACCTGCAGAAGATATCACATTAGGAGCCGATAACACTCCCTTACCATCACGAATATCAGCAATCGTCATCAAACCATCAGCAAGATCCTGCAAAATAGATAAAACCTtcaatgtcttcttctccttaatcatcttcatcttctcatctTCACCATCACAAGCTAATCCTCTCGAAACCGAGATCTCGATCGTCGAAGCAACACAACTCTCTTCATCATTCAATTTCCTCAAATCCCTAATCTTAATCGAAACACTTCCTACATAACCAACCAATTCAGCCCAAGCACTAATCTTCTGAAGCCATTTCGAATGTTTCGCATCGATCAGTCCTGATTTCGTTAACCATATGAATTGTTCAACGAAATAGTATAATCCTTCACCACCGTACGCGATTATGAGTAAGACGAGCTCGTGATTTGAATCCCATCGTGAGGATCTTAATGCGTTGATGTCTTGTACGAATTTTCCGAGACGGAAGGCTTTGCGACTGACTCCGACGCTTGATTCGAAGCTTTTGAGTCGGGGGATTATGGATCTGGTTTCTGGGATTAGTGATGATGCGAGGATGATTTTTGTTGCGTAACGAGAGATTTTCAGGAGTTTGTCTACACCATCTCTTTTGGAGAGATATGTTTCGAGATGATTTAGGAAATCTCTGTCTTTTGGTTTGGTGATTTTCTCTGGAGCTTTCGTAGCCATTGGAGGAGATGGAGCTTTTTCAATTGTTGTTCTTCACGGACgcgaagatg
This sequence is a window from Arabidopsis thaliana chromosome 1 sequence. Protein-coding genes within it:
- the PEX11A gene encoding peroxin 11A (peroxin 11A (PEX11A); CONTAINS InterPro DOMAIN/s: Peroxisomal biogenesis factor 11 (InterPro:IPR008733); BEST Arabidopsis thaliana protein match is: peroxin 11B (TAIR:AT3G47430.1); Has 271 Blast hits to 271 proteins in 59 species: Archae - 0; Bacteria - 0; Metazoa - 49; Fungi - 15; Plants - 188; Viruses - 0; Other Eukaryotes - 19 (source: NCBI BLink).), giving the protein MATKAPEKITKPKDRDFLNHLETYLSKRDGVDKLLKISRYATKIILASSLIPETRSIIPRLKSFESSVGVSRKAFRLGKFVQDINALRSSRWDSNHELVLLIIAYGGEGLYYFVEQFIWLTKSGLIDAKHSKWLQKISAWAELVGYVGSVSIKIRDLRKLNDEESCVASTIEISVSRGLACDGEDEKMKMIKEKKTLKVLSILQDLADGLMTIADIRDGKGVLSAPNVISSAGLFSAIVSTHKNWISC